Below is a genomic region from Amphiura filiformis chromosome 19, Afil_fr2py, whole genome shotgun sequence.
TGcacttttaacttaaaaaatgaactttttctggTCCACTTCGAGAAAAAATCATGTTCAAAGCATACTGCCTTAACAGTTTAACatctttgtttattttatttttttcatttgttacagCAGGTGGAACACAATGACATCGAAAATTTCGATGAAGGTTGTGCTGCCTCTCCTGGTAGTTCTAGTCGTAATCGTCAGCATCATGCAGTTTGGACCACCAAAGTTCATCCTTCAAACAAATAGGTAAAGTTAGGGGACAATTTTGCAAATTCCTCGTTTTACCGCGATATGATCCTTTTCCAAGTTCAAGCGTACTGAAAAATGCACAATTCCGAGATAACTGGAGCTAAAATTAACCTGTTAATCATTCAGTAGGTACTGCTGCATAATCTTTTTTATGTGGAGCTAAGTGAAACTTAgctcatattttggtttaaaatactCTTTTGTGTAACCTCAAACCTCCATCTACACATTCTAACATTACAATGGCTATAACTTGTTCAAAAGCCTTtgtttgaagctcgaagacacgTGTACAGTCTCCCCATAAAAGAACGGTATCACACCGATGATACCGAGTCAAAATAATGCAAGAGGGAATTTTTTTCGTCTTTGCtccagacatttttattttgacatcCCTCCACCCATGCCCATGCATGTAAAATTCTAAAATGTGACTTCAAAATTATCTCATTTGAAGGGAGCCAACAAGATAACGACTGTTGTGTGTTACTTGTAAACCAAATTTGGAAAACACCAATTGTGTAAAACAATTTGAATTAAAAGGTCaccttttttaaatttaaaactatttttcctttttctttcatttcagatTTGAAGAATTGCCAGTTACTAGGACTCCAACACTAATCCTTGTAGACTCAACTGCTATCGCAATGGTTGATATTCTGTCGAACCAGAAAAGCAATAATGAATCAGATGAAATTAGAAATACCACAGAATGTCAAGCTCAAAACAAGGCAGTGTTCATTAAAACACACAAAACAGCAAGCTCAACAGCAACGTCGATATTTGAACGGTACGGCTACAGTCACAACCTCACGTTTGCTCTACCGTGGGTTTCACATATATTTAATGCGATTGAGGTATTTGATCGTGACATGGTGATGACCTTTGCCGATATGACAAAATTTGACATGCTTACGAACCACGCCCGGTTTAATCGGGCAGAAATGGAAGCTGTTGTCCCGAGCGCTAAGTTTGTGACAATTGTTCGTGAACCAGCCGGGCAATTTGAATCGGCTTTTGGCTATTTTAGAATGGCTAAGAGTTTAGGAATCTCTAAGAAATCTAATCCTATGGAATTCTTTTTGGAGAATCCAAAAAAATATTTCTCGAAAAGTTTTGATATGAAAGTGCAAAGTTGGAACGGACAAATATTTGACTTAGGCCTGGACCATAGTGATTGCAATGACACTAGTAAAGTAAAGGAATATATAGGTAAACTAGATAAAGAGCTAGACTTAGTTATGCTAACAGAATACTTTGATGAATCGTTACTTTTACTTCGTCAATTAATGTGCTGGAGCTACGATCAAATTGTGTATCTCCCAAAAACAATTCGAAATCAAAAATATCGCTACAAAGTGTCGAGGCAGATTGCCGAAAAAATCCGAGCATGGAATGCCGCTGACGTGCAATTATACCGTCACTTTAATGCGACTTTCTGGAGGAAAGTCGATGAATACGGGATAGATTTTGAATCAGATATAAAGAAATTTCGTCAACTCCAACAAAACATGGTGCGCGTTTGTTTTGATACGAATAAGAAAGGATCCTTGGACTACAGGACAACGACATTCGTACGGAAGAAAAACGCCCCTAATATTTGCAACGATCTGCTGCGAATAGATACAGAGTTTGTAAGCCTTATACGTTGGAGACAGGTGGAAAATGAATTCGGACTTCCCAAACTACTAGCGGGTGGTATAATTCTGTTAATAGTAGTACTGACTGTCATAATAGTGTTAGTTCGTAGATTAGTGCGAACGTTTTGTAGCAGTGGAAATTCGGAGTCTCAATTGAATTGCAAGTACACGAAACTGGATCAAAATTCGGAAGTTTCATAAAACATAGCTTTGAAGATGGGGGAAATGAAATGATTATTGTTGTCAATGTGCATTGTACCAAATGTTTTGAAGTGATATTCTATATAAGACCACAAGAAATAAACGTTGAGAATAAACGCAAATGTAGGCTAATTAATCCAGCAGAAAGTGAAAACGAGGAATTGAGCAAACTTTATGCCGGACCGCATAAACACAGAAAGTGAAAAATCCAAAGTTAATCAATCGGACTTTACCAATAATAAGTTttggttttaaataaatattaataaaattgatattggttttggttttgatcacCTGGTTTTCTAtcatcctgcctaagctcttgactgacgtcattaccaaTGCATGTccgtaccctttgttagaaacttaaaacttgtagaaagcacctaaggtcatctcaggtcaatcaTGACGTCAATTCAGCTCCTTCACAACATCTTTAGAGTTCAGGAGGAGATGAGAACGTGTGTCAcacgtcgaaatattgaggttagtTCTCAATAATTTTGCGTTGAATGACTGTTCAAACTTACTTTGTTGTAGAAAGCaatttcggttttcatttcagttagttacataatcgtgtgaccgctgattatcaggtttgaaattactTGATCAAAGTGTCCAACAGAATTTTTAATTTCGctgtgcaatattcacgagcagagataTCCAACAAGTCAATTTACATTTGAAAGTGTGTTTTGTATGTTCAAATAACCCTAGGATTATTATactgtgaaaaatatagaccatcgaaatatttccaccgagaTTAAAAAAGAATAGACACTAAAGAATACGAAGTCTATTGGCTGCTGCGTCACATCAGCTGCATAAGAGTGTTTACCCCATGGACGTGATGGTACGTAAGCACGTTGGGATTTTCACATGGACTTCAGGAACTGGACGTAAAATGCGTGAAAGTGTTAGAAGTGCTGCAAATAACTTAAAAACAGAGTTTGCAACACACTGATGGCACACACCCTCACTCTCAGGTGAGTATAAATTTAATTTTGATCATTTGAATTAAAACTGGAGCAATATTTtgaatattcattttttttttcatttatattttcacatTCTTAGGACAACGGTCTTTCAGAATACTTTCAACTTTGACAAAtaacctttgaaattgggtaaagttggttttggaccaccctgtacacACAAATTTGTCTGTAGTGTCatgttaatgaagtaaacatAATTACCACTGATATCTAACTCTCTTAAGTCGTGTTCATATGGTCGTACAGAAGTGACTTATTGCCGGTAATTAAGTGACGTATGTCCGACTGTGTGAGCCCGACTATACACAAGATGTATATGTATGTGAGTGGatactacgaatgagccgtaaactcggcataTTGTATTCTGAGTGTAAAATGTACGTGGAGGTCGTATTCAGAGCTATCACATTtcagtgcgacaagtatctcataaacactgtttaaatcaatcaataatattattgctgaagaggataataagcttctacctatttctatagaatagttcttgtctttgtttgctttgcataaatcctgttcaagtggtagataacaaagcattgtatttggcctaggtatgtataatcaacagttaacaatgagaggacatttttgaaccttgttgacttggggatgatttgaaatgaccgccaattatgacgtttgatatttattaccagaaatgtggaaaaagagacacatgtagaaccgataaaagatacaattttgttgaaggaacagagttcaacaaagcataaccccgcttctagatatcgtttgaagtcaaatgatataccattttaaagcttatgatatatattttttaaacacgaaattaaacaaaattgaccggcgccgactttacggctgattcgcggtgtccagtcacatataagaTCTCGCTCGGATGTTGATGGATTGATTCAGATAGCATTCCGCTGTGAATTCGCGTTGCAATACTTTTGATCCTCAGTATTACCTGTAAAATATCAAGGCCTATGTTTGCCATGGGTCCGTTATGCCAGACATTCccctacaaaaaatattttacacataTATTTTTGGTCAAAGGCCTAATTAGTACAAATTGCTTAATGATAAACACTGTCCTTCAGTTTAATTCACCCTAGCCAAATAAACAACAACTACACTGAAGTCCAGATTTTTGACCTAATTTTACATACAAcacacaggatgtatcaaaatgattggtatccaacAATATCCACTGAGCATAGCCAAGACTCCCACATCAAATTGCAGTTTAACatccaccttatttgtagatttgtAGATAAAACTGTACTTTGTAGTCATGTCAAAtggatctaatgttgaatgtgGAACAAAGCCGATGTCTACCAATCAGTTTGATACACCCTGCAGTTACAATTTTATAAAACACAAACTTGTGGCTGAATGAAGTTGTTATCCTATAGGCCTATCTAATTAATTTCATTAATGTGAAAGAGATGATGATCACACAACGAAGGAATATCATAAGGTTAATATTTCTTCCATGGTCTGTGCTGTACGCTgagcgtacacgagcgtaaacgcaAAAGTAATAAATAATCACGCTGATCAACGCTTTTTCAACAAGACCGGTGACATATTGGTCAACGGCGTGTAGAAGGGGAGGAGAACTCGCCGCCTCTACGTGATCGCCGATCGTCTGCGCATACCTGGACCACGGAAGCACTAAAAACATTTAATTTAGTGTTATATACGACATGCTGCTATTCTGTCCTCATATATGTACATTATACATTTTCGTACAAAATAGATTATTATTTCTTTTCTGTTAGCTTTTACTATCAGATAATTATAACCGCTTCtagttttgagccgaacaactaaggcaattAACAAATAAAACTAATCGCCAACAATAACAAGACTGCCTGATAAATGATAATGTGTGGTAAAAGTACATTttaggaggtactacacccctggccatttttgttcctattttttgccttttttttcaaaaattataaacAATACCTGTATCATACCCCATGTAATGAAGTACATGATTATCTATGTAACTCATCAACACCTGTGTCATGACTGTATGATAGCGTGTATGTGGTCGGAACCTATTAATTGACAGCATAGTGACAAATAGAAAGCATCAGAAAGAACGCAATGTATGATGTTTTAGGCAGGGGTAACGTAATGAGCCGATGTTTGTCAATACACGATGGGTGTAGATTAGATTAATAGTCTGCATCGTATCTTGTTGTTTGCACTCAAACCTAGTCTTAACTTGGCTATTGACTACATTGCTGATATTCAAGATAGTGTTACTTTGTAAATATAATAATGGAGCAAGGATCATGGTCTTCTCTGAATAACATGTATCCAATTCAAGGTTACATTAAATCCTAATAGGTGCACTAGATTTTTCGTCAACAAAATATAACACCTAGTCAATTGATAGGGTGTGCAGAGATtcaccagtggacttcggttgtatatataaatgcgcatatataaatgcgcacgtgacatctacaagtcgccataccgtattaaacgatataaggtacccggatgtacataaactccccgtgcaaaagtataggggaaaatgacaggtcgcaaggaaaattgcttttgcaaaatagtggcattgattgcaaagggtaaaataacttgacccgaaatataaactctttattaacgttttccatcacggaaaaaaaaataactacggaaaagctagatatagctgatttacaaacttacatttcataatttccgtgctaaatgggcgtgccaattggccatatctatgacgtagtgctggtttcatactatcatgctgcttgccgccgagcggcgtgacacacgcgcattgtagacaaacagacacaatcaagacttgtgaatggctgataagtcatgcctcttgtggcaacggcatgaaagtatgaaaggggacatgattggctttaaggtcagaactgtgcaggcggcggatgacatgatcgagctggcaacttgtgaaaccgcccgaccgtatggcattttccaatatgtgaccgtacagcacgaatgagccgtaaatgtcctcaattgtattctgacttacagtgtaaaatgggcatgaaggtcatattcataggtatttcaatttggtgctacgtgtatctcgttaaatgaggtacacgtagcaccaaattgaggtacctatgaatacgaccttcatgcccattttacactgtaactcagaatacaattgaggacatttacggctcattcgtgctgtacggtcacatatagtcggttaattttgtggggttcattatcgaaccccaacggttttagcttgtatttatattatttatcaacataggcctatttgtttgtgatatttcaagcgttttaaaatttcaaaataatcccattcaattacacggttgacgatgaaaatttactgaatttagagaatgcaatgcggccaccacttGGAACTGTGGTcggaaatttcagtgattgacagtgaggtaacacgaacatggcactggtcATCTggcacgtgcgcatttatatatgcgcatttatatatacaaccgaagtccactgttcacTGTCACTGCCGAATCATCTCTGTCTTTACGATATCCACGATTTGCCTGTTTACAATGATTGCAATGTCCGttctgcaaataaaaaaaatagaaactgTCAAGAGAGACAGAAAAAACTACGTTGTGCGTTAAACTCTGTATGATATTTCACTTTAAGCcacaacattaattttcacaaatttaagacagttggCATGCAGTTGTGAATCTTTTATGCAATGTTTGAAATCGATTTAGCAGATTCCAATCGAACAAAAAACAAAGGAAGGATCACGACTGGAAAAGGGAATCTTGGCATTGGCAACAATTCTCAAACATAATATTAGATTAAGCTTAATGTTGGTTGATTATTACATGTTGCTGACGAACGTGGTGTCGTGGGCCTTTAGTACTTACAGGTACAATGAGTTAAACTATCGATAGGAATTCTGTGGGCCCCAGGTGTTGATGGTCGATGTAACCGATGCAATAACACTGTATAAAATTCCTTCCCTTTGGGAGTAGGGTCGACATGAATTTGATGATTATGGATTGTCTTTACTTCTCATGCATGCAGAATACTCGCGGGGAAAATATATAGTAAttaaatttaaagcattttaatgaTCACCTCTATTATAATAGTCCGTATGCCTTCATCGAGGCGGTAATTGTTTATCAATAACGCAATAATGATAGTAATTTAAAGGTATACATTTACAGAAAGAAAATGACGCATGGaatacatttaagaaaatcacaaCAAAAAGTAAATCAGTCGTGTTTGCAGCATCATATTTTACCGATGTGGAGTTGTGTCTGAGTAATATTACCAAGACACGGACTACATGTAGGCTATATATTTAGTGCAAAATACCACTTTGCATCTATCGTAATCACGTTTATATATTGTTGTTGTATACTTGCTAAGTTCTATCATTGTGATTATCACCAACAAAACTAACCTCATCAAATttatccacggttgtttgatagcatgtaatttttaagaaaatgtgaatgttgatggcgctatttatctgaaatcgtgttttcatctttcaTCAGGggtagaaattaaaaaaataacaacaaaaacttTAAACAACTTTTTATCATAGGAAACCTGCTATTATTTGgccaaataaaattaaaaacatatgtaaatcattatcatcatcatcgtcgtcgtcatcaccaTGGTCAATGTACAACTTCAAATGTCACCTCAAAGTACAAATACTATAATTTGTCTGCAACAGCAATATATCAGAGTCATAATATAACCAGGACATCGTAATGCGTCCAATTATCTGTCAAAGCAAACAATGTTTAATGGTGAGATTCTtccctttaattttttttcaacctGGGTAATATGTTTCCTCTTGGGAATATTGCTTAGATGTTATTGTTGTCTTAGATACATCACTTTGGGATTATGTTCGACATGGAATTGATGAATATGGGTTGTCTCACCTCGCATGTAGCATACTAATCTAAAATCTAAAGCTTTTTAATGATCAGTGCTGGTAAATCAGGCGTGTTTCCAGTGCTACATTTGGCAATGTCGAGTTGAGAAGTCAGTGTAAGATGTCACTTTGTATCTATCGTGATCATGTTTAGGAATACACGACTTGCTTTATATTAGCACTTCTATGATACtaaaaaggcgctaaatccaaaggctgccttgtgtcacgtttttctggtatattttaacattttaaagaataaaggtattgtttttagccgctggagtacatctatcgtctcattTATAACACGggcgatatcattattttaagtaaaacaacgaggcggagctgagttgttttacgctaaacaacacttcaaaataacaaaaatattacatattttaatcaaactaaattctacattttacaaggaattacctagggcttaaaatcgatcattCCCGTTGTTGTAGTGCGCCTCCCATTGGTTCAaaaagcgagtacgcgtatcgcgtcgatgcacacgcgctgacccgtgtgatatcgtgtcataagtgtttaagaatgagatttATCCATTGGAAcggatatgtttgtaactctagcttattttctaactattttcagcatcattttgtcccctaaaattctccaatgcaaagttttaaaatggctaCCATTCGATTtggaacaaataattgttttggaatttttttaaagataactgAAAAATTGTTATAAATTAATATTCCAGTGGTCCAAAGTTATTAttactcttaggaatatctttggaaccaaactctttaTATCCGTACAGGAGGCAAGTAAATCTTCTGTTTGACTTGATGATAATCCAATTGCAAGAATGTTTTGCAATCTGTTGAGGGAACTGTGACTTCGCATTCCGCAAGGTTGTAAAGTGTCTCACTTAGTCGCGGAAAGTGGGGTAGTAAATAAGAGAGCCATCCCTTTTGATTTGGGTTTGATTTCACTGAGGAGTTAGCTAACACCCTGCAGTGATCGCATTCCAAAAATGTTCATATATATTCAGATATCGTGTTGCTCACCATTGACCC
It encodes:
- the LOC140141016 gene encoding galactosylceramide sulfotransferase-like isoform X1 gives rise to the protein MWNTMTSKISMKVVLPLLVVLVVIVSIMQFGPPKFILQTNRFEELPVTRTPTLILVDSTAIAMVDILSNQKSNNESDEIRNTTECQAQNKAVFIKTHKTASSTATSIFERYGYSHNLTFALPWVSHIFNAIEVFDRDMVMTFADMTKFDMLTNHARFNRAEMEAVVPSAKFVTIVREPAGQFESAFGYFRMAKSLGISKKSNPMEFFLENPKKYFSKSFDMKVQSWNGQIFDLGLDHSDCNDTSKVKEYIGKLDKELDLVMLTEYFDESLLLLRQLMCWSYDQIVYLPKTIRNQKYRYKVSRQIAEKIRAWNAADVQLYRHFNATFWRKVDEYGIDFESDIKKFRQLQQNMVRVCFDTNKKGSLDYRTTTFVRKKNAPNICNDLLRIDTEFVSLIRWRQVENEFGLPKLLAGGIILLIVVLTVIIVLVRRLVRTFCSSGNSESQLNCKYTKLDQNSEVS
- the LOC140141016 gene encoding galactosylceramide sulfotransferase-like isoform X2, translating into MTSKISMKVVLPLLVVLVVIVSIMQFGPPKFILQTNRFEELPVTRTPTLILVDSTAIAMVDILSNQKSNNESDEIRNTTECQAQNKAVFIKTHKTASSTATSIFERYGYSHNLTFALPWVSHIFNAIEVFDRDMVMTFADMTKFDMLTNHARFNRAEMEAVVPSAKFVTIVREPAGQFESAFGYFRMAKSLGISKKSNPMEFFLENPKKYFSKSFDMKVQSWNGQIFDLGLDHSDCNDTSKVKEYIGKLDKELDLVMLTEYFDESLLLLRQLMCWSYDQIVYLPKTIRNQKYRYKVSRQIAEKIRAWNAADVQLYRHFNATFWRKVDEYGIDFESDIKKFRQLQQNMVRVCFDTNKKGSLDYRTTTFVRKKNAPNICNDLLRIDTEFVSLIRWRQVENEFGLPKLLAGGIILLIVVLTVIIVLVRRLVRTFCSSGNSESQLNCKYTKLDQNSEVS